A single Chitinophagales bacterium DNA region contains:
- the yaaA gene encoding peroxide stress protein YaaA, whose protein sequence is MIYVVSPAKSLDFESDPKTNEYSEILFPDAFEKLNAVLKKKSRKQLSELMNISESLANLNYNRNQNRSLPFDSNNAKQALRAFQGDVYQGIDADNLSAADLKYAQNHLRILSGLYGLLRPLDLMQPYRLEMGTKLKVGQKKNLYEFWGDQITLALNDALKGQKEKVLVNLASNEYWKSVQPKKIEAEIITPQFKDWKGDKYKIIAFFAKKARGLMCRYIIQNRIEKAEDIKSFNLDGYSYNDRLSKGKEWVFTREGKQ, encoded by the coding sequence ATGATTTACGTAGTTTCCCCTGCCAAAAGTCTTGATTTTGAAAGTGACCCGAAAACAAATGAATACTCGGAAATACTTTTTCCTGATGCTTTTGAAAAGCTGAATGCTGTTCTGAAAAAGAAAAGCAGGAAACAGTTGTCGGAATTGATGAACATCAGCGAATCGCTGGCCAACCTGAATTACAATCGCAATCAAAACCGTTCATTGCCTTTTGATTCCAATAATGCCAAACAAGCTTTACGGGCATTCCAGGGCGATGTGTACCAGGGTATTGATGCAGATAACTTATCCGCTGCTGATTTAAAATATGCACAAAACCATCTGCGTATTTTATCTGGATTATACGGGCTGTTGCGTCCGCTGGATTTGATGCAGCCTTATCGCCTGGAAATGGGCACCAAATTGAAAGTGGGACAAAAGAAAAACCTTTACGAGTTTTGGGGCGACCAAATCACCCTGGCACTCAATGACGCTTTAAAAGGTCAAAAAGAAAAAGTGCTGGTCAACCTGGCGAGCAATGAATACTGGAAATCCGTTCAGCCCAAAAAGATTGAGGCAGAAATCATCACACCCCAATTCAAAGACTGGAAAGGGGACAAGTACAAAATCATTGCATTTTTTGCCAAAAAAGCCCGCGGCCTGATGTGTCGCTATATTATCCAAAACCGAATTGAGAAAGCGGAAGATATCAAAAGTTTTAATTTGGATGGCTACAGTTACAATGATCGCCTGAGCAAAGGCAAGGAATGGGTTTTTACCCGTGAGGGAAAACAATAA
- a CDS encoding enoyl-CoA hydratase-related protein → MSYEYLKVEQKENVQVILINRPDKMNALNRELIRELGEAIQEVYDNKELNGAVISGVGNKAFAAGADIAEFTGLTSVDARSLSEAGHRVFNKIENCPKPVIAAVNGFALGGGCELAMACHMRIAGETARFGQPEVNLGIVPGYGGTQRMAHLLGKGKAFELLMTADMINGQEAKAMGLVNKLGHNDSLVDSAIEIIQKIAAKAPLAIAGVINAINAAYTDGVNGYQTEIDEFANCASSQDFQEGASAFLEKRRANFKGE, encoded by the coding sequence ATGAGTTACGAATATCTGAAAGTAGAGCAAAAGGAAAATGTACAGGTGATTTTGATCAACCGGCCTGATAAGATGAACGCTTTGAACCGGGAATTGATCAGGGAATTGGGCGAGGCCATTCAAGAAGTTTACGATAATAAGGAATTGAATGGTGCTGTGATCAGCGGAGTGGGCAATAAGGCCTTTGCTGCCGGTGCGGATATTGCCGAATTTACCGGCTTGACTTCTGTTGATGCAAGATCGCTCTCAGAAGCAGGACACCGTGTTTTTAATAAAATAGAAAATTGCCCCAAGCCCGTAATTGCAGCTGTGAATGGTTTTGCGTTGGGCGGTGGTTGTGAATTGGCCATGGCCTGTCATATGCGCATTGCGGGTGAAACAGCCCGTTTTGGTCAACCGGAAGTCAACCTGGGCATTGTCCCCGGATATGGAGGTACGCAACGCATGGCTCATCTGCTGGGAAAAGGAAAGGCTTTTGAATTGCTGATGACTGCCGATATGATCAACGGGCAAGAAGCCAAAGCAATGGGATTGGTCAATAAATTGGGCCACAACGATTCACTGGTGGATTCGGCCATTGAGATCATCCAGAAAATTGCGGCCAAAGCACCACTTGCCATTGCCGGAGTAATCAATGCTATAAATGCGGCCTACACAGATGGTGTAAACGGATACCAGACCGAAATTGATGAATTTGCCAATTGTGCCAGTTCTCAGGATTTTCAGGAAGGTGCCAGTGCATTTCTGGAAAAAAGAAGAGCAAATTTTAAAGGGGAGTGA
- a CDS encoding uracil-DNA glycosylase family protein — protein MDALLGKIRNCKECEPHLPLGANPVLTASPKSKLVIIGQAPGRIVHQSGIPWDDKSGDNLRAWLGIDKEVFYNPEIVALIPMGFCYPGTGKSGDLPPRPECAPLWHKALLQKMNPELILLIGNYAQKYYLGKRAEKTLTATVKNFRNYLPKYFPLPHPSPRNNIWQAKNPWFREEVLSALEKKVNAVLEI, from the coding sequence ATGGATGCTTTACTTGGTAAAATCAGGAATTGCAAAGAATGTGAACCGCACTTGCCTTTAGGGGCCAATCCAGTTTTAACTGCAAGTCCGAAAAGCAAACTGGTAATTATTGGACAGGCGCCAGGCAGAATTGTGCATCAATCCGGCATTCCCTGGGACGATAAAAGCGGGGATAACCTGAGAGCCTGGCTGGGCATTGATAAGGAGGTGTTTTACAATCCTGAAATAGTAGCACTTATACCTATGGGGTTTTGCTATCCTGGTACCGGCAAAAGTGGTGACCTACCTCCACGACCTGAATGTGCACCACTTTGGCACAAGGCTTTGCTCCAAAAAATGAATCCTGAATTAATCCTGCTGATTGGCAATTATGCGCAGAAATATTACTTAGGAAAGCGGGCTGAAAAAACGCTAACGGCTACAGTGAAAAACTTCAGAAATTACCTGCCCAAATATTTCCCTTTGCCACATCCATCGCCAAGAAACAACATCTGGCAGGCAAAGAACCCGTGGTTTAGGGAGGAGGTTTTGTCTGCGCTGGAAAAGAAAGTGAATGCAGTGCTGGAAATCTGA
- a CDS encoding alkaline phosphatase D family protein, protein MQKSFFTAFFVLIVYSLFAQNITHGPVIGGVTPEKARMYIRADSVQAFTIEMDTDSNFSAPISFANTTNANLDNSVITDLTGLQSNTRYYYRVMFDGMADQRKGSFRTFPQDGEAGHYVFVTGSCQETPNMKTYELMPTYEPHLMIHTGDFSYPDYQIANGYPNDYARVEEGYRKRYEEPEMVEMLWDVPIAYTPDNHDNWGNSSIGNLRPKNKSVNGKLVNYIEIDSATQQGKDNCLKAYQDFFPGYKLVDSTKAYYRKFTMGNIEFFMLDTRSLSTPYSETFRFDTNDSLWVFDPKPGQSIVGQDQMNWLLDGLSNSTADWKFVVCGVPFNKKIKTIIDVGLSLQSFEFEVAGETGTGFRLAASMSDWWGGFPDDINKLLNHVKGNGINGVMFISGDTHHNVMDTGENSGLPEINASGLSVATTELAYQIAQYASLLGQPPITDSLWNAGGNGLYNENFKNAFGKIEVFGRDSVQMCIIDEDDVTLSCMTIYPDGKVVSIEELNPDARFLEENWIGNIYPNPNNGKMRIELNETLPFEEIQDLSVISMDGKIYNNRIAPINGHSFELYVPNLSSGIYYVVLKNKDGRFAYKSFVKL, encoded by the coding sequence ATGCAAAAGTCCTTTTTCACCGCTTTTTTTGTCTTAATAGTTTATTCATTATTTGCCCAAAACATCACCCATGGCCCTGTTATAGGGGGCGTAACTCCAGAAAAAGCCAGAATGTATATCCGCGCGGATTCTGTTCAAGCTTTTACCATAGAAATGGATACGGACAGCAATTTTTCTGCGCCCATTTCATTTGCCAATACCACAAATGCCAATTTGGACAATAGTGTGATTACGGATTTGACGGGATTGCAATCGAATACCAGATACTACTACAGAGTAATGTTTGATGGAATGGCAGATCAGCGCAAGGGCAGTTTTAGGACTTTCCCGCAGGATGGAGAAGCAGGGCATTATGTTTTTGTAACGGGTTCTTGTCAGGAAACACCCAATATGAAAACCTATGAGTTGATGCCCACTTACGAACCTCATTTGATGATCCACACGGGAGATTTTTCCTACCCCGATTATCAAATTGCCAATGGCTATCCAAATGATTACGCAAGAGTGGAAGAAGGCTACAGAAAAAGATACGAAGAACCAGAAATGGTGGAAATGCTCTGGGATGTGCCAATTGCCTACACCCCCGATAATCACGACAATTGGGGGAATTCCAGTATTGGCAATCTCAGGCCAAAAAACAAAAGCGTGAATGGTAAATTGGTCAATTATATTGAAATTGACTCGGCTACGCAGCAAGGAAAAGACAATTGCCTAAAGGCCTATCAAGATTTTTTCCCGGGCTACAAGCTGGTTGATTCCACAAAGGCATATTACCGCAAATTTACCATGGGAAATATCGAGTTTTTTATGCTCGATACGCGTTCACTTTCCACGCCCTACAGCGAAACATTTCGATTTGATACCAATGACAGCTTATGGGTTTTTGACCCAAAGCCCGGACAGAGCATTGTAGGGCAAGATCAGATGAATTGGCTGCTGGATGGCTTGAGCAATTCTACTGCTGACTGGAAGTTTGTGGTTTGTGGTGTTCCTTTTAATAAGAAAATTAAAACCATCATTGATGTGGGTTTGTCTTTGCAGAGTTTTGAATTTGAAGTAGCAGGTGAAACGGGGACCGGCTTCCGTTTGGCAGCAAGTATGTCCGATTGGTGGGGCGGTTTCCCCGATGACATCAATAAATTACTCAACCATGTAAAGGGAAATGGCATAAATGGCGTGATGTTTATCAGTGGCGACACGCACCACAATGTGATGGATACGGGAGAAAATTCTGGATTGCCCGAAATCAACGCCAGTGGATTGAGTGTGGCTACTACTGAATTGGCTTATCAGATTGCCCAGTATGCTTCTCTCCTTGGGCAACCTCCAATTACCGATTCGCTTTGGAATGCGGGAGGTAATGGCTTGTACAATGAGAATTTCAAAAATGCCTTTGGAAAAATAGAAGTCTTTGGACGCGATTCCGTTCAGATGTGCATTATAGATGAAGATGATGTAACCCTTTCCTGCATGACCATTTACCCTGATGGAAAAGTGGTTAGCATAGAAGAGTTGAATCCAGATGCCCGCTTCTTGGAAGAAAATTGGATTGGCAATATTTACCCCAATCCCAATAATGGCAAAATGCGCATTGAACTGAATGAAACACTGCCATTTGAGGAAATCCAGGATTTATCGGTGATTTCCATGGACGGTAAAATTTACAACAATAGGATTGCTCCCATTAATGGCCATTCATTCGAACTATATGTGCCCAATCTTTCGAGCGGCATTTATTATGTAGTGCTGAAAAACAAGGATGGAAGATTTGCTTATAAATCATTTGTGAAGCTGTGA
- a CDS encoding M43 family zinc metalloprotease, with product MLFVSNNKYFVLSFLLTCFLSIGVIAQSHRTCGTDDLLQELIDKNPQVAIDFEKMRMDARSFSQNNVSAKSQAAIVIPVVVHVYHDDSDNTVGQGTNISDAQILSQIEVLNKDFNAQNADISDVPAVFEDAIGSLDLEFRMAEFDEQGNATNGITRNSLNGNNWTDTFKSASIWDPSQYLNIWVTSISGNILGYATFPGTSPDGDGVVIGYRYYGKTPDNPFNTNFNLGRTATHEIGHWLGLEHTFAGSACAGNDPVTCTFSGDRICDTPPIDEANYGCNFSPSQNTCTETPVDLPDMWMNYMDYSDDACLFMFTEGQADVMLGVLNTSRASIKTSDGVTPGPSYNFTGTVRNALNGAGVPFAKVVLNSIGARYEITCDADGQFTTGNTYKSGTYEVYAGKWGYMTKLHNPSFDLQSNTSGIEIEIVPGVYYDDFIMNFDWTVSGNASTGIWERGIPIGTSFNNQPSNPGADVEEDFGSFCFATGNGGGQAGNDDVDDGNTILTSPVFDPSNYQRPYLNYYRWFFNDGGQAGSTPDDELIIKLSNGSQTVTLETLDFNTQDGNEWGFNSVNLNSVIQVTSTMQLIVETADQVGSGHIVEAGFDMFVAIDSSNLPTSINTPAAVQNSSSIYPNPNSGQFVIEWKDHAPKLAAIKIYSLGGQLLMQKYYGKLQNNRLEIDAGKLSSGMYIIEVFDGENAEQHKLSIY from the coding sequence ATGCTATTTGTTTCCAATAATAAATATTTTGTTTTATCATTTCTTTTAACCTGCTTTTTAAGCATCGGGGTAATCGCCCAAAGCCACAGAACCTGTGGTACTGATGATTTACTACAGGAATTAATCGATAAAAACCCACAGGTTGCCATTGATTTTGAAAAGATGCGAATGGATGCCCGCAGTTTTTCCCAAAATAATGTTTCGGCCAAATCACAGGCAGCTATTGTCATTCCCGTAGTAGTTCATGTTTATCACGATGATTCGGACAATACGGTGGGGCAGGGCACCAATATTTCGGATGCACAAATTCTATCACAAATAGAGGTTTTGAATAAGGATTTCAATGCGCAAAATGCTGATATAAGTGATGTCCCCGCAGTTTTTGAAGATGCTATTGGCAGCCTTGATCTTGAGTTTCGCATGGCAGAATTTGATGAACAGGGAAATGCCACTAATGGAATAACAAGAAATTCATTAAATGGGAATAACTGGACTGACACCTTCAAATCTGCCAGTATTTGGGATCCATCACAATACCTCAATATCTGGGTGACATCTATTTCAGGAAATATTTTGGGATATGCCACTTTCCCGGGCACTTCACCCGATGGTGATGGAGTAGTGATTGGTTACAGGTATTATGGCAAAACTCCCGATAATCCATTCAATACAAATTTTAACCTTGGAAGAACCGCTACACATGAAATAGGTCACTGGCTTGGTTTGGAACACACATTTGCTGGAAGTGCCTGTGCCGGAAATGACCCAGTAACCTGTACTTTTTCCGGAGACCGTATTTGCGACACCCCACCAATTGACGAGGCCAATTACGGTTGCAATTTCAGTCCCAGTCAAAACACCTGTACCGAAACACCCGTTGACTTACCTGATATGTGGATGAACTATATGGATTATTCCGATGATGCCTGTTTGTTTATGTTCACCGAAGGACAAGCTGATGTCATGCTGGGAGTATTGAATACGAGTAGGGCAAGTATAAAAACAAGCGATGGAGTTACGCCCGGCCCTTCCTATAATTTTACCGGTACAGTAAGGAATGCTTTAAACGGAGCGGGCGTGCCTTTTGCCAAAGTTGTTTTGAACAGCATTGGTGCGCGCTATGAAATCACCTGTGATGCCGATGGGCAATTCACTACTGGAAACACCTACAAATCAGGTACTTATGAGGTGTATGCCGGCAAATGGGGCTATATGACCAAATTGCACAACCCTTCATTTGATTTGCAGAGCAATACCAGCGGAATTGAAATTGAGATTGTCCCGGGAGTTTACTACGATGACTTTATCATGAATTTTGACTGGACAGTTTCAGGCAACGCAAGTACCGGTATTTGGGAGCGTGGAATTCCGATTGGAACTTCTTTTAATAACCAGCCCTCAAACCCTGGGGCAGATGTTGAAGAGGATTTTGGAAGTTTTTGTTTTGCTACTGGCAACGGTGGAGGACAAGCTGGTAATGATGATGTGGACGATGGAAATACAATTTTGACTTCACCTGTTTTTGACCCGAGCAATTATCAAAGGCCATATCTGAATTACTATCGTTGGTTTTTCAATGATGGGGGACAGGCAGGGAGCACTCCCGATGATGAGCTGATTATAAAGCTCTCCAATGGCAGTCAGACTGTAACACTTGAAACACTGGATTTCAATACTCAGGACGGCAACGAATGGGGATTTAATTCGGTGAATTTAAATTCTGTGATACAGGTCACTTCTACTATGCAATTGATTGTGGAAACTGCTGATCAGGTTGGTTCCGGTCATATTGTGGAAGCTGGTTTCGATATGTTTGTGGCCATTGATTCATCGAATTTGCCTACATCAATAAATACACCCGCAGCAGTTCAAAACAGCTCATCCATTTACCCCAACCCCAACAGTGGACAGTTTGTAATTGAATGGAAAGACCATGCTCCTAAATTGGCAGCCATCAAAATTTACAGCCTGGGCGGGCAATTGCTGATGCAAAAATATTATGGAAAGCTACAGAACAATAGGCTGGAAATAGATGCAGGTAAATTGAGCAGCGGCATGTATATTATAGAAGTATTTGATGGCGAAAATGCAGAACAACATAAACTGAGTATTTATTAA